The nucleotide sequence CCTGTGACTGACGAGGAGAAGCTGGTGGTATACAGCTACTACAAGCAGGCCACCATTGGGGACGTCAACATCCCCTGCCCGGAGGTCACCGACTTCAAAGCCAAAGCCAAGTGGGAAGCTTGGAATTGCCGCAAAGGGATGTCCAAGCTGGACGCCATGAGGATCTATGTGTCCAAAGTGGAAGAGCTGAAGAAAAGATTGTGCTAAGGAGACGAGCCTTCTCGAGAGGGGAGCATCAACTTAGTCTTGTTATGGAGAGCGACTGAATTCCTTTGAGAC is from Trichosurus vulpecula isolate mTriVul1 chromosome 7, mTriVul1.pri, whole genome shotgun sequence and encodes:
- the LOC118856721 gene encoding diazepam-binding inhibitor-like 5; protein product: MAQVEFELACAAVKQLTGPVTDEEKLVVYSYYKQATIGDVNIPCPEVTDFKAKAKWEAWNCRKGMSKLDAMRIYVSKVEELKKRLC